From Draconibacterium halophilum, one genomic window encodes:
- a CDS encoding DEAD/DEAH box helicase, with protein MKFEDLKIHPAILKALKDENYTEPTSIQAQAIPLVLEKKDVLGSAQTGTGKTAAFAIPIIQHLINNNQHEKGRRQIKSLIVTPTRELAIQIGESFNAYGKYSNLQNTVIFGGVPQNPQVRQLQKGIDILIATPGRLLDLINQNHISLRDVKYFVLDEADRMLDMGFIHDIKKLLRILPKERQSLFFSATMPTKIVKLSQEILINPKKVAVNPVSSTAETIQQQIYFTNKSSKKNLLLHILKNKDIEQVLLFSRTKHGADRIVRNLRHNKIESAAIHGEKSQNQRQKALEQFKKGQIRVLVATDIAARGIDIDKLRYVINYDIPNESETYVHRIGRCGRAGEEGVAISICEPEENAYVKDIEKLIKLKINVSDNNPFPQTDKPMSQKEKKEVDAEKRRERQKFFENRNKKRGNQNPGFRRKKR; from the coding sequence ATGAAATTTGAAGATTTAAAGATACATCCCGCAATACTAAAAGCATTAAAAGACGAAAACTATACGGAACCGACTTCCATTCAGGCACAGGCTATTCCTCTGGTATTAGAAAAAAAAGATGTGTTGGGCAGTGCACAAACCGGCACCGGGAAAACCGCAGCTTTTGCCATTCCAATAATTCAACATTTAATAAATAATAATCAGCACGAAAAGGGTAGACGACAGATTAAATCGCTGATAGTTACTCCTACCCGCGAGTTAGCCATACAAATAGGCGAAAGTTTTAATGCTTATGGCAAATACAGCAACTTGCAAAACACTGTTATTTTTGGCGGTGTACCACAAAATCCGCAAGTTCGACAACTGCAAAAAGGCATAGATATACTGATTGCCACACCCGGGCGATTACTCGATTTAATCAATCAGAATCATATTTCGCTGCGTGATGTGAAGTATTTTGTGCTAGACGAGGCAGACCGAATGCTCGACATGGGTTTTATACACGACATAAAAAAACTGCTACGGATATTACCCAAAGAACGGCAGTCGCTGTTTTTTTCGGCCACTATGCCAACCAAAATTGTGAAGCTTTCGCAAGAAATATTAATCAACCCCAAAAAAGTGGCGGTTAATCCGGTTTCCTCTACTGCCGAAACCATACAGCAACAAATATATTTCACCAATAAAAGCAGTAAAAAGAACTTACTGTTACACATACTTAAGAATAAAGATATAGAACAGGTACTTCTGTTTTCGAGAACCAAGCACGGTGCCGATCGTATTGTACGCAACCTGCGGCACAATAAAATTGAAAGTGCAGCTATTCATGGTGAAAAAAGTCAGAATCAACGACAAAAGGCCTTAGAACAATTTAAAAAGGGACAAATACGTGTATTGGTAGCAACCGATATTGCAGCAAGGGGAATTGATATTGACAAACTCCGCTATGTCATCAACTACGACATACCCAACGAGTCCGAAACTTATGTACACCGTATTGGCCGATGTGGCCGGGCGGGTGAAGAAGGTGTAGCAATATCTATTTGTGAACCGGAAGAAAACGCTTATGTGAAAGACATTGAAAAATTGATAAAACTAAAAATTAACGTTTCCGACAATAATCCTTTTCCGCAGACCGACAAGCCGATGAGCCAAAAGGAGAAGAAAGAGGTGGATGCAGAAAAACGTCGTGAACGCCAGAAATTTTTTGAAAACCGTAACAAAAAGCGGGGAAATCAAAACCCGGGTTTTAGAAGAAAGAAAAGGTAA
- a CDS encoding CIA30 family protein, protein MLLLVLIAFLQMNTMVLYDFTKTATLDGWYTVNDDVMGGRSTCSFELNQQGNALFTGQVSLENNGGFSSVHYRFPSVEITGYQFLALRVKGDGKRYQVRIKDRAGDNYSYIAYFTTTGEWQDIKVPLKEMYPSFRGRKLDLPNFAEGEIEEFALLIGNKKEEAFSIEIDTIQFLEE, encoded by the coding sequence ATGTTACTTTTAGTATTAATCGCTTTTTTACAAATGAACACCATGGTATTATATGATTTTACAAAAACCGCCACACTCGATGGCTGGTATACCGTTAACGACGATGTAATGGGGGGTCGTTCTACCTGTTCTTTTGAGCTCAACCAACAAGGCAACGCCCTTTTTACCGGGCAGGTTTCGTTGGAAAACAACGGAGGATTTTCATCGGTACATTACCGGTTTCCTTCCGTTGAAATCACGGGCTATCAATTTCTGGCATTACGTGTTAAAGGAGATGGGAAACGTTACCAGGTACGCATTAAAGACCGGGCGGGCGACAACTATTCTTACATTGCCTATTTTACCACCACGGGAGAATGGCAGGATATCAAAGTTCCGTTAAAAGAGATGTACCCTTCATTTCGGGGTCGTAAGCTCGATCTGCCCAATTTTGCTGAAGGAGAAATAGAAGAATTTGCCCTACTGATTGGCAACAAAAAGGAAGAGGCCTTTAGCATCGAAATCGATACAATTCAGTTTTTGGAGGAATAA
- a CDS encoding transposase: MADTYSQIYIQVVFAVQNRKALIQPHWEEELNKYITGIVHNKGQKMLAINGTSNHIHFLIGLKPSCYLSDLVREIK; this comes from the coding sequence ATGGCCGATACCTATTCTCAAATCTATATCCAGGTGGTATTTGCAGTACAAAATAGAAAAGCTCTTATTCAACCTCATTGGGAAGAAGAATTAAACAAATATATAACGGGAATTGTGCATAACAAGGGGCAAAAAATGTTAGCTATCAACGGCACCTCCAATCATATTCATTTTTTAATTGGACTGAAACCTTCCTGTTATCTTTCTGACTTGGTTAGGGAAATAAAATAA
- a CDS encoding outer membrane protein assembly factor BamB family protein — protein sequence MKNRLILAVFTFILVSCSQQKSTNWPQYLGPDRNASISDAGILREWPETGPEKAWEFPLGRGFGGAAVYNGEVFVLDRIQGESDVLRCIDLETGAEKWNYSYKAEGELPYPGSRAVPVVDENYVWCVGPHGHFHCIDKKTQQAVWSHNLLTDYGGELDTWGFSVSPIVTGDLVIVAPQGEKAGVVAYNKLSGEVVWESRRLTGYRFHVSPVLGNYGGIEQVIMTSSCVKGDGFTTDEVVAFEVKTGKELWRYEGFDSFACIAPPVAVDDTHLLLTSCAYKDKYEPVTILLEVNTDGETFDFNELFRNEEAGCKMHPPVVLNQHIYLNNNRRVNEMVCLNWQGERCWPEKSAPGFELGSIIMIDGMIINQNGKNGDLHLINSNPDSYNEVGKASFFTMKNAQAWSPMAYANGKLLARDNEKLVCVQLKEI from the coding sequence ATGAAAAATCGACTTATTCTAGCCGTATTTACATTCATTTTAGTGAGCTGTTCGCAGCAAAAAAGTACCAATTGGCCGCAATACCTTGGTCCCGACAGAAATGCCTCAATAAGTGATGCCGGAATACTGCGTGAGTGGCCTGAAACCGGCCCCGAAAAAGCCTGGGAGTTCCCGCTGGGACGTGGCTTTGGCGGAGCAGCAGTGTACAACGGAGAGGTGTTTGTCCTCGACCGTATTCAGGGAGAAAGCGATGTGTTACGCTGCATCGATCTGGAAACAGGAGCCGAAAAATGGAACTACAGCTACAAGGCTGAAGGAGAATTGCCGTATCCTGGATCGAGAGCCGTGCCGGTGGTTGACGAAAACTACGTTTGGTGTGTGGGGCCGCACGGTCATTTTCATTGTATCGATAAAAAAACGCAACAAGCTGTTTGGTCGCATAACCTGCTAACCGATTATGGCGGCGAACTGGATACCTGGGGATTTTCGGTGTCGCCAATCGTTACCGGCGATTTGGTAATTGTAGCTCCTCAGGGCGAAAAAGCCGGAGTGGTAGCTTACAACAAACTCAGTGGCGAAGTCGTGTGGGAAAGCCGCCGTTTAACAGGTTATCGTTTTCATGTGTCGCCGGTTTTGGGCAATTACGGCGGTATTGAGCAGGTGATAATGACCAGCTCGTGTGTAAAAGGCGATGGATTTACTACCGACGAAGTTGTAGCTTTTGAAGTAAAAACCGGAAAAGAGCTATGGCGGTACGAGGGCTTTGATTCTTTTGCCTGTATTGCGCCTCCCGTGGCGGTTGATGATACGCATTTGCTGTTAACCTCATGCGCTTATAAAGACAAGTACGAGCCGGTTACCATTCTTCTGGAAGTGAATACCGATGGTGAAACATTCGATTTTAACGAGCTTTTCAGAAACGAAGAAGCGGGGTGTAAAATGCATCCTCCGGTAGTGCTCAACCAGCATATTTACCTAAACAACAACCGCCGGGTAAACGAAATGGTGTGTTTAAACTGGCAGGGCGAACGCTGCTGGCCCGAAAAATCAGCACCGGGTTTCGAACTGGGTTCCATTATTATGATCGACGGAATGATTATTAACCAAAATGGTAAAAACGGCGATTTACACCTGATTAATTCCAACCCCGACAGTTATAACGAAGTGGGCAAAGCATCGTTTTTTACGATGAAAAACGCACAGGCCTGGTCACCAATGGCCTATGCCAATGGCAAGCTTCTGGCCCGCGACAACGAAAAGCTGGTTTGTGTACAGTTGAAGGAAATATAG
- a CDS encoding alpha/beta hydrolase — translation MMKHFIYFVLFALIAGCSNPGGELIFIEPKETDAFQFPYFLFIPDDVPTNGKTFVLIEPNNSGFADDDLQKHIEKAERTATIDYYLGNYVARKLNCPLLVPVFPRSKTNWKMYTHALDRDVMLQGEQPLKRIDLQLIEMFKHAQTVLNDKDIPSHNQFLLTGFSASGTFANRFTLLHPDRVRAVAAGGLNGLLMLPEDSLSREILNYPIGIKDMEELTGMAFQKDRFLKTPQFYFMGQLDENDAVPYDDAFSQAEREQIFKLLGEQMQPDRWNNCKQLYEDLKVNADIRQYEGVGHKHPEEVKDDIVAFFSEVVLTTN, via the coding sequence ATGATGAAACACTTTATCTATTTTGTTCTGTTTGCTCTTATTGCCGGATGTTCTAATCCCGGCGGGGAATTGATATTTATCGAACCCAAAGAAACAGATGCCTTCCAATTCCCCTATTTTTTATTTATCCCGGATGATGTGCCCACCAATGGGAAAACGTTTGTACTTATCGAACCCAACAACTCCGGGTTTGCCGACGACGATTTGCAAAAACATATTGAAAAAGCTGAACGAACCGCTACAATCGATTACTATTTGGGTAATTATGTGGCCAGAAAACTTAATTGCCCGCTCTTGGTTCCGGTGTTTCCACGCTCGAAAACAAACTGGAAGATGTATACACATGCCCTCGACCGCGATGTGATGTTGCAAGGCGAACAACCTTTAAAACGAATCGATTTACAGCTTATCGAAATGTTTAAGCACGCACAAACCGTACTCAACGATAAAGATATTCCGTCGCACAATCAGTTTCTGCTAACCGGTTTTTCTGCCTCAGGAACTTTTGCCAACCGTTTTACTTTGCTTCACCCCGACCGTGTTCGTGCTGTTGCAGCCGGAGGACTCAATGGCTTATTAATGCTTCCTGAAGATTCGTTGAGTCGGGAAATACTAAATTATCCGATTGGAATAAAAGATATGGAAGAGTTAACCGGCATGGCTTTTCAAAAAGACAGATTTTTAAAAACACCTCAGTTTTATTTTATGGGACAGCTCGATGAGAACGATGCCGTTCCCTACGACGACGCTTTTTCGCAAGCAGAAAGAGAGCAGATTTTTAAGCTTCTGGGAGAACAAATGCAGCCCGATCGGTGGAACAATTGCAAACAACTGTATGAAGATTTAAAAGTAAATGCTGACATCCGGCAATACGAAGGCGTTGGGCATAAACACCCGGAAGAAGTTAAGGACGATATTGTGGCGTTTTTTAGTGAGGTAGTGCTTACAACTAATTAG
- a CDS encoding YgaP family membrane protein — protein MKKNMGIVDRVLRTIVAAVLIFLYVTGTVTGTLGIVALLVAFIFLLTSIFSTCPAYFPLGLKTNKDK, from the coding sequence ATGAAGAAAAATATGGGAATAGTTGACAGGGTTTTAAGAACAATTGTGGCTGCCGTACTTATTTTTCTATATGTTACGGGCACTGTAACCGGAACACTAGGGATTGTTGCGCTTTTGGTAGCTTTCATTTTTTTACTGACCAGTATCTTTAGTACCTGTCCGGCTTATTTTCCACTAGGATTAAAAACCAATAAGGATAAATAA